A single region of the Thermodesulfatator indicus DSM 15286 genome encodes:
- the panC gene encoding pantoate--beta-alanine ligase — MRLIKEVSQMKIWSENARKNGVRIALVPTMGYFHEGHLALMRKAKTLANKVVVSIFVNPIQFGPQEDLKEYPRDLERDASLAQEVGVDVVFAPNAKDMYPQVYQTYVEVTELSKPLCGAKRPGHFKGVATVCLKLFNIVKPHLAVFGLKDYQQFLVVKRMIADLNLDVEIVGHPIVREKDGLAMSSRNIYLSPEERKSAVCLYKALCLAKEKVKKGLKDTNILQKELEEFILSHPYTKVDYIEFRDPEHLIEVREITEPTLLALAVFIGKARLIDNMIIEP; from the coding sequence ATTCGACTAATAAAAGAAGTTTCACAAATGAAGATCTGGAGCGAAAACGCTCGCAAAAACGGGGTAAGAATTGCCTTGGTACCCACTATGGGATATTTTCATGAAGGGCATCTTGCTCTTATGCGCAAGGCTAAAACCCTGGCGAATAAGGTAGTGGTAAGCATTTTTGTAAATCCTATACAATTTGGCCCTCAGGAAGACTTAAAAGAATATCCGCGAGACCTTGAACGAGATGCCAGCCTTGCTCAAGAAGTGGGGGTGGACGTAGTCTTTGCTCCTAATGCCAAGGATATGTATCCTCAAGTTTACCAGACTTATGTAGAGGTAACCGAGCTTAGTAAGCCTTTGTGTGGGGCCAAGCGCCCGGGGCACTTTAAAGGAGTGGCTACCGTTTGTCTCAAACTCTTTAATATTGTAAAGCCCCATTTAGCGGTTTTTGGCTTAAAAGATTATCAGCAGTTTTTAGTTGTTAAACGCATGATTGCAGATTTAAACCTTGATGTGGAGATAGTTGGCCATCCTATTGTGCGCGAAAAAGATGGCCTGGCCATGAGCTCGCGAAATATCTATCTCTCCCCTGAGGAAAGAAAGTCAGCAGTTTGCTTATACAAGGCCCTTTGCTTAGCAAAAGAGAAGGTAAAAAAGGGATTAAAGGATACAAATATTTTGCAAAAGGAGCTCGAAGAATTTATCTTGTCTCATCCTTATACTAAAGTGGACTATATCGAATTTAGAGACCCAGAACACCTAATAGAAGTAAGGGAGATTACTGAGCCAACTCTTCTAGCTCTAGCCGTATTTATAGGCAAGGCTCGGTTAATAGACAACATGATTATTGAACCTTAA
- a CDS encoding aspartate kinase — MLVVQKYGGTSVGDLDRIRNVARRIARYRDEGHDVVVVVSAMAGETDRLLKLAYNLVEEPSPRELDMLVSTGEQVSSALLAMALNAMGYSAKALLAFQIPIKTDELFGKARIRDVATARLKEEIANGNILIIAGFQGITDSGDITTLGRGGSDTTAVAIAAALGADVCEIFTDVDGVYTADPRIVPKARKIEKISYEEMLELASMGAKVLEIRSVEFAKIYGVPVHVRSSFTDEPGTMVVEEDESMEKVLVSGVAYNRNEARISLYGVPDRPGLAAKIFGTIADAGIVVDMIIQTGRPDGRADMTFTVPKTDYKATLKLVDKLAPELSIEKIEGDEDIAKVSIVGAGMRAHPGVAAKMFQVLADHGINIHMISTSEIKVSCVIDEKYTELAVRALHEAFGLDRAPEEETL; from the coding sequence ATGCTCGTAGTTCAGAAATACGGCGGTACTTCGGTTGGTGATCTTGACCGGATTAGAAACGTAGCTAGGCGCATTGCCAGATATCGTGACGAAGGGCACGACGTAGTGGTAGTGGTCTCAGCCATGGCTGGCGAGACGGATCGTTTACTAAAACTGGCCTACAACCTGGTAGAAGAACCAAGCCCCAGAGAACTAGATATGCTGGTATCCACAGGAGAACAGGTCTCTTCTGCCCTTTTGGCTATGGCCTTAAATGCCATGGGGTATTCGGCCAAAGCACTTCTTGCTTTTCAGATTCCCATTAAGACAGACGAACTTTTCGGTAAGGCCCGCATCCGAGACGTAGCCACTGCAAGGTTAAAAGAAGAAATTGCTAATGGTAACATACTCATAATAGCTGGTTTTCAAGGTATTACCGATTCAGGTGATATAACTACATTGGGTCGAGGTGGTTCTGACACCACGGCCGTGGCCATTGCCGCTGCCCTTGGAGCAGATGTTTGTGAAATATTTACAGACGTTGATGGTGTTTATACAGCAGACCCCCGCATAGTGCCTAAGGCCCGAAAAATAGAGAAAATTTCTTATGAAGAAATGCTTGAGCTGGCTAGTATGGGGGCCAAGGTTCTTGAGATTCGCTCTGTTGAGTTTGCTAAAATTTATGGTGTGCCGGTTCATGTGCGCTCAAGTTTTACCGACGAGCCGGGCACCATGGTGGTGGAGGAGGATGAATCCATGGAAAAAGTCCTTGTTTCAGGCGTAGCTTATAATCGCAATGAAGCCCGTATTTCGCTTTACGGTGTGCCAGACAGGCCCGGCCTGGCTGCCAAAATATTTGGGACTATTGCGGATGCCGGTATTGTAGTCGATATGATTATTCAAACAGGGCGTCCTGATGGCAGAGCGGACATGACTTTTACCGTCCCTAAGACTGATTACAAAGCCACTCTTAAGCTGGTTGATAAACTTGCCCCTGAACTAAGCATTGAAAAAATAGAAGGAGACGAAGATATTGCCAAAGTTTCCATTGTGGGAGCTGGTATGCGAGCTCATCCAGGTGTGGCGGCCAAGATGTTTCAAGTACTGGCGGATCACGGTATAAACATTCACATGATTTCTACTTCAGAAATCAAAGTTTCCTGTGTGATAGACGAAAAATACACAGAATTGGCTGTAAGGGCACTGCATGAGGCCTTTGGTTTAGACAGGGCCCCGGAAGAAGAAACCCTTTAG
- the extJ gene encoding selenite/tellurite reduction operon protein ExtJ codes for MKKKLMALIMAVSFIGASSGSVLAAKSCKGIVKEFDGKVMVIKIEGKCKVEPGTKVKIKPKKKAAIEGC; via the coding sequence ATGAAGAAAAAGTTAATGGCCTTAATAATGGCAGTGTCCTTTATTGGAGCATCCAGCGGTTCTGTTTTGGCAGCTAAGTCTTGTAAAGGTATAGTAAAAGAGTTCGATGGAAAAGTCATGGTCATTAAAATCGAGGGCAAATGTAAGGTTGAGCCTGGAACTAAAGTAAAAATAAAACCTAAGAAAAAGGCTGCCATAGAAGGTTGTTAG
- a CDS encoding AAA family ATPase: MSQVIALAGKGGTGKTTTAALLIRYLTETGRTPILAVDADPNANLNELLGLQVEVTLGEIKDELRSSVPDNMARGDFIEMRLNEAIIETDDFDLLVMGQPEGPGCYCAAHSFLSQALEKLLKNYAYVITDNEAGMEHLSRMNLRKINKLLIVSDASSRGVMTAGRIAELIKPLQLDVKEIWLLVNRAPQEIPEVLDDYVKQVCHEKGMTFLGYLKESPEIFEAEINRQSLLELPDNTPVIKEAGQLFEKLLKGA; this comes from the coding sequence GTGTCTCAAGTTATTGCCTTGGCAGGAAAAGGCGGTACCGGTAAAACAACCACCGCTGCCCTTTTGATACGTTATCTAACGGAAACTGGCCGCACACCTATACTAGCCGTAGATGCTGATCCTAACGCCAATTTGAATGAACTTCTCGGACTCCAGGTAGAAGTTACTCTTGGTGAAATAAAAGACGAGTTACGTTCCTCAGTGCCAGATAATATGGCCCGCGGTGATTTTATAGAAATGAGGCTAAATGAAGCCATTATCGAAACAGACGATTTTGACCTTCTCGTTATGGGGCAGCCTGAGGGCCCTGGCTGTTATTGTGCCGCCCATTCTTTTTTATCCCAGGCCTTAGAAAAGCTCCTTAAAAATTATGCTTACGTGATAACCGATAACGAAGCTGGCATGGAACATCTTTCTCGTATGAATCTTAGGAAGATAAATAAGCTCTTGATTGTTTCAGATGCTTCTTCACGTGGGGTTATGACGGCTGGACGTATTGCAGAGCTTATCAAACCCCTTCAGCTCGATGTCAAAGAAATATGGCTTTTGGTTAACAGAGCCCCCCAGGAAATCCCCGAAGTTCTTGATGACTATGTAAAACAAGTATGTCACGAAAAGGGGATGACATTTTTAGGATACTTAAAAGAAAGCCCGGAAATTTTTGAAGCAGAAATAAATCGTCAATCTCTTCTTGAATTACCAGACAATACTCCTGTAATTAAAGAGGCAGGACAACTTTTTGAAAAATTACTTAAGGGGGCTTAA
- a CDS encoding L,D-transpeptidase family protein, translating into MPKIGLKLTFYLSILLFFGFFEAKAFRLIVIEKYSRTLYVYENDHIIKAYPISLGWNPEAPKTRQGDGATPEGLYFITEKRPSRKYGLFLAISYPNLKDINLAYWEHRLDDEAYKRCLKAYFKKTPDPKCPLGFGLGIHGGGIWRLKKGKLVRDWTFGCVAMEDKDVADLYKLVKKGTPVLIFDAQKPLFEIMKNLVSINQPNLLFPWWGEWSFRLSGILVRVSLWEDLSGYKRLTIWGEEPTSQKLYFLYEDDNGDGRLSWWEKARSFENKKWKFEELQNIIIDLLPVWIEEKTLVDQGG; encoded by the coding sequence TTGCCAAAAATAGGTTTGAAATTAACTTTTTATCTTTCAATTTTGTTGTTTTTTGGATTTTTTGAAGCCAAAGCTTTTCGTCTGATAGTAATAGAAAAGTATTCACGAACTCTTTATGTTTATGAAAACGATCATATTATAAAAGCCTATCCTATTTCTTTAGGTTGGAATCCTGAGGCCCCTAAAACTCGCCAAGGAGATGGAGCAACTCCTGAGGGTTTGTATTTTATTACTGAAAAAAGGCCGTCCCGTAAATACGGTCTTTTTTTAGCTATTTCTTACCCAAACTTGAAAGACATAAATCTAGCGTATTGGGAGCATCGACTTGATGATGAGGCTTATAAGCGTTGCCTTAAGGCGTATTTTAAAAAGACGCCAGACCCCAAATGTCCTTTAGGTTTTGGTTTGGGTATCCACGGAGGAGGTATTTGGAGGTTAAAAAAAGGCAAACTTGTAAGAGACTGGACTTTCGGTTGCGTAGCTATGGAAGACAAAGACGTAGCAGATCTTTATAAGCTGGTAAAAAAGGGAACCCCAGTTTTGATTTTTGATGCTCAAAAACCTCTATTTGAAATTATGAAAAATCTTGTTTCCATTAATCAGCCAAATCTTTTATTTCCCTGGTGGGGAGAGTGGTCTTTTAGATTGTCTGGAATATTGGTGCGGGTTTCTCTGTGGGAAGATTTATCAGGTTATAAAAGATTAACTATCTGGGGAGAGGAACCCACTAGCCAGAAACTTTATTTTTTGTATGAAGATGACAATGGAGATGGAAGACTTTCCTGGTGGGAGAAAGCTCGATCTTTTGAAAATAAGAAGTGGAAATTTGAAGAACTTCAAAATATTATTATAGACTTGTTGCCCGTATGGATTGAAGAAAAGACTTTGGTAGATCAAGGAGGGTAA
- a CDS encoding J domain-containing protein, whose amino-acid sequence MARNKWQKIEEARKLLKLPLQTTRAEIRARYRKLAAEFHPDKKGDTQAMQRLNEAYHLLMDYCEHYRIDLRPNDQGADAEDWWFLHFGEDPVWRGKKEDD is encoded by the coding sequence ATGGCCAGAAATAAGTGGCAAAAAATAGAAGAAGCACGGAAGTTGCTAAAACTTCCTTTGCAAACTACGCGAGCAGAGATAAGAGCTCGGTATCGGAAGCTTGCAGCTGAGTTTCACCCTGATAAAAAGGGGGATACTCAGGCCATGCAGCGGTTAAATGAGGCCTACCATTTGTTAATGGATTACTGTGAACATTATCGCATTGACCTGCGCCCCAATGATCAAGGGGCAGACGCTGAGGATTGGTGGTTTTTACACTTTGGTGAAGATCCAGTCTGGCGAGGTAAAAAGGAGGATGATTAG
- the cimA gene encoding citramalate synthase, with amino-acid sequence MAKRIEFYDTTLRDGTQAEYFTLSVEDKLRVAQKLDELGIDYIEGGWPGSNPKDARFFKEVRDLNFKHAKLAAFGSTHHPRKNPEDDPNLQALIEARTPVITIFGKSWDIHVKEALKTTLERNLEIIEASVAYLKPHCEKLFYDAEHFFDGFKADKDYACETLKRAQAAGADVLVLCDTNGGTLPHEIVEIIKEVKKRLGKGVSLGIHAHNDSECAVANSLMAVLEGVIQVQGTINGFGERCGNANLCSLIPNLVLKMGYEAQSKNYLHRLTEVSRYVCEVANIPHPSYLPYVGHSAFAHKGGVHVSAVMRHPRTYEHIEPELVGNVRRILVSDLSGRSNILYKAKEFGIRLEPDDPMLANIVAEVKKLESEGYQFEAAEASLELLMYRLIGEPKQYFELLGYRVLDMKSTEDGLPLVEATVMIRVPPGVGVIEHTAASGNGPVNALDNAIRKAIGRFYPQLKEMALADYKVRVLPGKPGTAAKVRVLIFSRDNHEVWGTVGVSHDVIEASCRALVDSINYKLFKDRHKNKEG; translated from the coding sequence ATGGCCAAAAGAATTGAATTTTACGATACAACCTTGCGTGACGGTACCCAGGCTGAGTATTTCACTCTTTCAGTGGAAGATAAACTGAGAGTAGCTCAAAAGCTTGATGAACTTGGCATAGATTATATTGAAGGTGGCTGGCCTGGGTCTAATCCCAAAGATGCTAGATTTTTCAAAGAAGTGAGAGACCTTAACTTTAAACACGCCAAACTGGCTGCTTTTGGGAGTACTCACCATCCTCGTAAAAATCCAGAAGATGATCCTAATTTACAGGCTCTTATTGAAGCCCGTACGCCAGTTATTACTATTTTTGGTAAAAGCTGGGATATTCATGTAAAAGAAGCTCTTAAAACAACCCTTGAGCGCAACCTTGAAATTATCGAAGCTTCGGTAGCCTATCTTAAGCCCCATTGCGAGAAACTTTTTTACGATGCGGAACATTTCTTTGATGGCTTTAAAGCTGATAAGGACTATGCCTGTGAGACTCTCAAAAGAGCTCAGGCAGCTGGAGCAGATGTATTAGTGCTTTGTGATACTAACGGGGGCACCCTTCCTCACGAAATCGTAGAGATCATAAAAGAAGTAAAGAAACGTCTTGGGAAAGGAGTTTCCCTCGGTATTCACGCCCATAATGATTCTGAATGTGCAGTAGCGAACTCTTTGATGGCCGTGCTTGAAGGCGTTATTCAGGTGCAGGGTACCATCAACGGTTTTGGTGAGCGCTGCGGAAATGCCAACTTATGTTCCTTGATACCCAATTTAGTCTTGAAAATGGGTTATGAAGCCCAGTCCAAAAATTATTTACACCGGCTCACAGAAGTTTCCCGTTACGTATGTGAGGTGGCCAACATTCCTCATCCATCTTATTTGCCTTACGTTGGGCATAGTGCTTTTGCCCACAAGGGAGGGGTTCATGTTTCCGCGGTAATGCGTCATCCCCGTACTTATGAGCACATCGAACCTGAGCTGGTGGGTAATGTGCGTCGTATTCTTGTTTCGGATCTTTCTGGCCGTAGCAATATCTTGTATAAGGCCAAGGAATTTGGCATAAGGCTTGAGCCTGATGACCCCATGCTGGCCAACATTGTGGCTGAGGTTAAAAAACTAGAATCCGAAGGTTACCAGTTTGAAGCAGCAGAGGCTTCTCTTGAATTGCTTATGTATCGCCTAATTGGAGAACCAAAGCAGTATTTTGAATTATTGGGCTATCGTGTACTTGACATGAAGAGCACAGAAGATGGTTTGCCATTGGTAGAGGCCACTGTGATGATACGAGTACCGCCTGGGGTAGGGGTAATTGAGCATACGGCGGCAAGTGGTAACGGGCCGGTTAATGCTCTTGATAACGCTATTCGTAAGGCCATAGGCAGATTTTATCCACAGCTTAAAGAAATGGCCTTGGCTGATTATAAAGTGAGAGTACTTCCGGGCAAACCAGGGACAGCGGCCAAAGTGAGGGTGCTTATTTTTTCAAGAGATAACCATGAAGTATGGGGAACAGTAGGCGTTTCTCACGACGTAATTGAGGCCAGCTGTAGGGCCCTTGTTGATAGTATCAATTATAAACTTTTTAAAGATAGACATAAAAATAAGGAGGGGTAG